The Leishmania major strain Friedlin complete genome, chromosome 28 genome includes a region encoding these proteins:
- a CDS encoding histone H2B variant has product MPPTKGGKRPIPLGGKGKGKRSAGKAPKSGNDHKRRHSHKRSQHWDLYIHRALRRFFKRGTLSKAAVRVLSSFIEDMFNRIQTEAVFVAKINKVKTLTAREIQTSARLLLPPELAKHAMSEGTKAVAKYNASRGEAYAQGGI; this is encoded by the coding sequence ATGCCTCCGACCAAGGGTGGAAAACGTCCGATCCCGCTAGGGGGTAAGGGCAAGGGCAAGCGCTCGGCGGGTAAGGCACCCAAGTCGGGCAACGATCACAAGCGCCGCCACAGTCACAAACGCAGTCAGCACTGGGACCTGTACATCCATCGTGCTCTCCGCCGCTTCTTTAAGCGCGGCACGCTGAGCAAGGcggccgtgcgtgtgctttcCTCCTTTATTGAGGACATGTTCAACCGCATCCAGACCGAGGCCGTCTTTGTCGCCAAGATCAACAAGGTCAAGACTTTGACTGCTCGCGAAATCCAGACGTCGGcccgtctgctgctgccaccggaGCTGGCGAAGCACGCCATGAGCGAGGGCACCAAGGCTGTCGCCAAGTACAACGCTTCCCGCGGTGAGGCGTATGCTCAGGGCGGCATTTAG
- a CDS encoding glycerol-3-phosphate dehydrogenase (FAD-dependent), mitochondrial — MAATAVKYAIGAGVAIFGGMVGFSYTNPAWTQRKFDASKCPPLKYESVPTREMCVQALKAHNSVANPLDVLIIGGGCVGAGSALDAVTRGLSVGMVDMGDYACETSSRSTKLIHGGIRYLQKAVFQADPMQLKLVAEALRERTIMIHQAPHLCHSLPTLVPCYHPIDIGMYWCGAKMYDIMAAFYGGTLEYSGFLFPYEAMKAYPKLRKTDQDNNALLGAVRYYDGQMNDARLCYSVAMTAACYGAATVNYARVKQMEVVKDDKGDELVRTIIEESVARKTIEVYSRSIINAGGPFSGEVEKLATSAEKQLDMFPAAGTHIVIDRKYCPREREAMVVPSNDDRVVFAIPWLGGCLLGTTDHKCEVQSNPPTPQADVDFLIENIRPFIGSVPPEAVRSAWTGVRPLAIPKAQKLKGGGTQNIVREHVIAVDPKSHMLNITGGKWTTYRKMAEEAVDELQKTLMKGKADFKPCCTTNLVLVGARNLDKVASTAPLGIPEDVHKHWRSNYGDRYGEVMAVAAKDSKLMARLAKDSPVVEAEVVYAAQGEHCEHVMDFIARRTRIAFVNAEQAEQVVPRVTELMGQVKGWGNSKRNVERAAAYSALASFKGR; from the coding sequence ATGGCTGCTACCGCTGTAAAATACGCTatcggcgccggcgtggcCATCTTTGGTGGGATGGTGGGCTTCAGCTACACAAACCCCGCCTGGACGCAGCGCAAATTTGACGCGAGTAAGTGCCCGCCGCTGAAGTACGAGTCCGTGCCGACGCGCGAGAtgtgcgtgcaggcgctgaaGGCACACAACTCAGTAGCAAACCCGCTTGACGTGCTGATCATCGGCGGCGGATGCGTCGGCGCTGGGTCTGCCCTGGACGCCGTCACGCGCGGCTTGTCGGTGGGCATGGTGGACATGGGCGACTACGCTTGCGAGACGAGCAGTCGCAGCACGAAGCTCATTCATGGCGGTATCCGCTACCTGCAGAAGGCTGTTTTTCAGGCGGACCCTATGCAGCTGAAGCTTGTGgctgaggcgctgcgcgagcgcaccATTATGATCCACCAGGCTCCACACTTGTGCCACAGCCTGCCGACACTGGTGCCGTGCTATCACCCGATCGATATTGGTATGTACTGGTGTGGTGCAAAGATGTACGACATCATGGCCGCTTTCTATGGTGGCACCCTGGAGTACTCTGGCTTCCTCTTTCCCTACGAGGCGATGAAAGCTTATCCGAAGCTGAGGAAGACAGATCAGGACAACAACGCCCTCCTCGGCGCTGTGCGCTACTATGATGGTCAGATGAATGACGCACGGCTCTGCTACTCGGTGGCCATGACGGCAGCTTGCtacggcgccgccacggtgAACTACGCCAGGGTCAAGCAGATGGAGGTGGTGAAGGACGACAAGGGCGATGAGCTGGTGCGCACCATCATCGAGGAAAGTGTCGCGAGGAAGACAATCGAGGTATACAGCAGGTCTATCATCAACGCGGGTGGTCCCTTCAGCGGCGAGGTCGAGAAGCTTGCAACGAGTGCCGAAAAGCAGCTCGACATGTTCCCCGCGGCTGGCACGCATATCGTGATTGACCGCAAGTACTGCCCGAGGGAGCGCGAGGCGATGGTCGTGCCATCGAACGACGACCGCGTCGTCTTTGCCATTCCGTGGCTCGGTGGCTGCCTGCTCGGCACCACAGACCACAAGTGTGAGGTGCAGTCCAACCCGCCGACACCACAGGCGGACGTGGACTTCCTCATAGAGAACATCAGACCCTTCATCGGCAGCGTGCCCCCGGAGGCAGTGAGGTCTGCGTGGACCGGCGTTCGCCCGCTCGCAATTCCGAAGGCGCAGAAGCTgaagggcggcggcacacagAACATCGTGCGCGAGCACGTCATCGCTGTGGATCCGAAGTCGCACATGCTGAACATCACCGGCGGGAAGTGGACAACTTACCGTAAGatggcagaggaggcggtcgACGAGTTGCAGAAGACTCTCATGAAAGGCAAGGCCGACTTCAAGCCCTGCTGTACTACGAACCTGGTGCTCGTGGGTGCGCGGAATCTTGACAAAGTCGCGTCCACCGCCCCTTTGGGCATCCCAGAGGACGTGCATAAGCACTGGCGCTCGAACTACGGTGATCGCTACGGCGAGGTGATGGCCGTTGCCGCGAAGGACTCCAAGCTGATGGCGCGCCTGGCGAAGGACTCGCCAGTGGTCGAGGCCGAGGTTGTCTATGCGGCTCAGGGAGAACACTGCGAGCACGTGATGGACTTCATCGCTCGCCGCACCCGGATAGCCTTTGTGAACGCCGAGCAGGCGGAGCAGGTGGTGCCACGTGTGACCGAGCTCATGGGGCAAGTGAAAGGTTGGGGGAACTCGAAGCGCAATGTGGAGAGGGCGGCCGCTTActccgccctcgcctccttcaAGGGCAGATAG
- a CDS encoding phosphoadenosine phosphosulfate reductase-like protein — translation MSPQLIDRVNASENLIQDIFKRYAPSEIGVAFNGGKDSVVMFELLRRAVTAPVLAQCCIFVVEHNDEFDELRKFRAWYMQEVARGLPLVHQGATQDMRLSLWTLTEKHPLKVVFMGTRKTDPHGRYQKEAVEKTTPGWPDFLRACPLFHWSVNDVWVYTRLMCIPQCSLYESGYSSVGRSADTNRNPCLRRDDGSYRPAWELTCDNAEREGRQTE, via the coding sequence ATGTCACCACAGCTGATAGATCGCGTCAACGCCTCCGAGAACCTCATTCAAGACATCTTCAAGCGCTACGCACCTTCCGAGATCGGAGTTGCGTTTAACGGTGGAAAGGACAGCGTGGTGATGTTCGAGTTGCTTCGGAGAGCTGTGACAGCaccggtgctggcgcagtgCTGCATCTTTGTAGTGGAACACAATGATGAGTTTGACGAGCTGCGCAAGTTTCGCGCGTGGTACATGCAGGAGGTTGCGCGAGGTCTGCCGCTAGTGCACCAGGGTGCGACGCAGGACATGCGACTCAGCCTATGGACGCTCACGGAGAAACACCCGCTCAAGGTGGTCTTCATGGGAACGCGCAAGACGGACCCACACGGCCGGTATCAGAAGGAGGCAGTGGAGAAAACGACGCCGGGCTGGCCAGACTTCTTGCGCGCATGTCCCCTCTTTCACTGGTCCGTGAACGATGTGTGGGTGTACACCAGGCTCATGTGCATCCCGCAGTGCAGCTTGTACGAGAGCGGCTACTCGTCAGTGGGCCGAAGTGCAGATACAAACCGCAACCCGTGCTTGAGGCGGGACGACGGGAGCTACCGGCCAGCGTGGGAGCTGACGTGCGACAAcgcagaaagagaagggcgCCAAACGGAATGA